A part of Lactobacillus sp. ESL0700 genomic DNA contains:
- a CDS encoding carbamoyl phosphate synthase small subunit has translation MKRYLILEDGSSFEGEGFGASIISTGELAIQTGNYGYQEALTDPTNAGKILVFTAPMIGGNGINAIDYESINPTVKGIIANDVARNISDSENFQDLNSFLKEKKIPALYGVDTRALVHLLIAEKTIKASIMDASDEHAFDQIKALVLPKNKSAAVSTKNAYAAPNVGKTVAVLDLGLKHSMLRELSLRKINATVLPLDASVTDIKNLRPDGIIISGGPGKAAEVKATLEPMFTHFCGKYPIWGIGLGFLALSDYLKFELVDLPEEFNGTNYPVIEQNCNHIWQTAMNISQLVLADSVQMEMEQEYFDLHSYLLAGFCNTQKKIIGTAFNAEGAPGSLDALSIFDDFVKMMG, from the coding sequence ATGAAACGATATTTAATTCTTGAGGATGGCAGTTCATTTGAAGGTGAGGGCTTTGGTGCCTCAATTATTTCAACGGGTGAATTGGCAATTCAAACCGGCAATTATGGCTATCAAGAAGCTTTAACCGATCCAACCAATGCTGGTAAAATACTTGTTTTTACCGCGCCAATGATTGGGGGCAACGGAATTAATGCCATTGATTACGAAAGCATTAACCCAACTGTCAAGGGAATTATTGCCAACGATGTTGCCCGAAATATCTCCGATAGCGAAAATTTTCAAGATTTAAATTCTTTTCTAAAAGAAAAGAAAATCCCGGCATTATATGGCGTTGATACGCGGGCGCTGGTGCACTTATTGATTGCAGAAAAGACCATCAAGGCGTCAATTATGGACGCAAGTGATGAACATGCTTTTGACCAAATCAAGGCACTTGTCTTGCCTAAAAACAAATCGGCTGCGGTTTCAACCAAAAACGCTTATGCAGCACCAAATGTAGGCAAAACCGTTGCTGTCTTAGACCTCGGGCTCAAACACTCAATGCTGCGCGAACTATCATTAAGAAAAATCAACGCCACAGTCTTGCCGCTCGATGCTTCTGTAACCGACATCAAGAATTTACGACCGGATGGCATTATTATCTCGGGAGGACCAGGTAAAGCCGCTGAAGTCAAAGCTACTTTAGAGCCAATGTTTACTCATTTTTGTGGAAAGTATCCTATTTGGGGCATCGGTCTAGGGTTTTTGGCCCTCAGTGACTACCTGAAGTTTGAATTAGTTGACTTACCTGAGGAATTTAATGGCACTAATTATCCGGTAATTGAACAAAATTGTAACCATATTTGGCAAACAGCAATGAACATCTCCCAATTGGTCTTAGCTGATAGCGTCCAAATGGAAATGGAACAGGAATACTTTGACCTGCACAGTTATTTACTGGCGGGCTTTTGTAATACGCAGAAAAAGATAATCGGTACAGCTTTCAACGCTGAAGGTGCACCAGGAAGTCTTGATGCATTATCTATTTTTGATGATTTTGTAAAGATGATGGGGTAG
- a CDS encoding RluA family pseudouridine synthase — protein MTENYQLEVKTEQGRLDKFIAAKIATLSRTRIKELIQDKQILVNQKLEKVSYKVQPGDQIEVTVPALKPLAVTSENIPLDIVYEDEDVIVVNKPQGMVVHPAAGHPDHTLVNALLYHTKDLAASPEGFRPGIVHRIDKDTSGLLMIAKNAHARESLEDQLAHKTNKRQYLAIVHGNFSENSGVIDAPIGRNHYNRKKMAVVENGKDAVTHFTVLEQFKDYSLIRCQLETGRTHQIRVHLSYIGHPVAGDPLYGPHHTLQGHGQFLHAQVLGFSQPSSGKWLEFQIEPPQIFLQRLAELRETK, from the coding sequence ATGACTGAAAACTATCAGCTTGAAGTTAAGACTGAACAAGGACGGCTCGACAAGTTTATTGCTGCCAAAATTGCGACCTTATCGCGTACTCGTATCAAAGAATTGATTCAAGATAAACAAATATTGGTCAACCAAAAGCTCGAGAAAGTTTCATACAAGGTGCAGCCTGGTGATCAAATCGAGGTAACAGTTCCGGCTCTAAAGCCGTTAGCAGTCACTTCAGAAAATATCCCGCTGGATATTGTTTATGAAGATGAAGATGTCATTGTCGTTAATAAACCGCAAGGAATGGTTGTCCATCCAGCAGCAGGACATCCTGATCATACCTTAGTTAATGCGCTGTTATACCATACAAAAGATTTAGCTGCCAGTCCTGAAGGCTTTCGCCCAGGGATTGTCCACCGCATTGACAAGGATACATCAGGCTTATTAATGATTGCCAAAAACGCTCATGCGCGTGAGAGCTTAGAAGACCAATTAGCCCATAAGACTAATAAAAGGCAGTATTTAGCAATTGTTCACGGTAATTTTAGCGAAAATAGTGGTGTTATTGATGCACCAATTGGCCGTAATCATTACAATCGCAAAAAGATGGCTGTTGTTGAAAATGGCAAAGATGCTGTCACGCATTTTACAGTGCTTGAACAATTTAAAGATTACAGTTTAATTCGTTGTCAATTAGAGACCGGTCGGACGCACCAAATCCGTGTTCATCTATCCTATATTGGCCATCCCGTTGCAGGCGACCCCTTATACGGACCGCATCATACCTTACAAGGTCATGGGCAATTTTTACATGCTCAAGTTTTAGGCTTTTCACAACCATCTAGTGGCAAGTGGCTTGAGTTTCAGATAGAGCCACCGCAAATCTTTTTGCAGCGGCTAGCTGAATTAAGAGAAACTAAGTGA
- the lspA gene encoding signal peptidase II, which yields MQFLYLIISLVVVLADQGLKSFISNNYALGEVHQVVPHILSFTYVQNNGAAWNILTGQMWLFYLISVFAIGVCLFYLFKPKYKNMLFDWGLALVLGGIIGNLVDRIHLKYVVDMLQLDFMHFNIFNIADSAITVGIILVFIYLVFFDESGNVND from the coding sequence ATGCAATTTTTATATTTAATTATTTCTTTAGTGGTTGTCCTTGCAGACCAAGGACTTAAGTCTTTTATCAGCAATAATTATGCGCTAGGAGAAGTTCATCAAGTTGTGCCGCACATTTTGTCATTTACTTATGTCCAAAATAACGGTGCTGCTTGGAATATTCTGACTGGGCAAATGTGGCTCTTCTACCTGATTAGCGTTTTTGCAATTGGTGTTTGCCTGTTTTATCTATTTAAGCCCAAATACAAGAACATGTTATTTGATTGGGGATTAGCCCTTGTTTTAGGGGGCATTATCGGTAATTTAGTTGACCGCATTCACCTCAAATACGTAGTTGACATGCTGCAATTAGATTTTATGCATTTTAATATCTTTAATATTGCCGATTCCGCAATCACTGTTGGCATTATTCTGGTGTTTATTTATCTGGTGTTTTTTGATGAAAGTGGTAACGTGAATGACTGA
- a CDS encoding formate--tetrahydrofolate ligase — translation MKTDIQIAQEAQILPINEIAAKVGLTKADLEPYGYDKAKINWQAIKRVQANEHLGKLILVTSISPTPAGEGKSTMTIGLGDAINNQLHQKTVIALREPSMGPVFGLKGGATGGGQAQIIPMEDINLHFTGDMHALTAAIDTLAALVDNYIYQQNDLDLDPDKIVLKRGIDVNDRSLRQVTVGQGSKFNGIEHKSSFAITVANELMAILCLATDINDLKKRIGAMLVGYTTANEPVYVKQLGFQGAIAALLSNALKPNLVQTIEHTPALVHGGPFANIAHGANSVIATNLALHLSDYTLTEAGFGSDLGGQKFMDFVSTKLDKKPDASVVVATVRALKYQAEGSTDNLDQENLSALRSGFKNLERHMNNMRNYDVPVIVLINRFATDTQAELDLLTQLVNEQGIDAKVVDYHEQGSKGGIEAAQAVVDLANSGKSNLTPTYQAMDDVKTKIAKVAKNIYHATSVEYSEKAERDIQELEKIGKDKLPVIIAKTQYSFTDNAKLLGAPTDFALHVKGASLRNGAGFIVITTGHVLDMPGLPKHPAALDIDVDNNGKISGLF, via the coding sequence TTGAAAACAGATATTCAAATTGCACAAGAAGCACAAATTTTACCAATTAATGAAATCGCAGCTAAGGTAGGCTTAACTAAGGCTGACCTTGAGCCTTATGGCTATGACAAGGCCAAGATTAATTGGCAAGCAATTAAGAGAGTTCAAGCTAACGAACACTTAGGTAAGCTGATTTTAGTAACCTCAATTTCACCAACACCAGCTGGTGAAGGCAAGTCAACAATGACAATTGGACTTGGTGACGCAATTAACAACCAATTACATCAAAAAACTGTAATTGCATTGCGTGAGCCGTCAATGGGACCTGTTTTTGGTCTTAAAGGTGGTGCCACTGGTGGTGGTCAAGCCCAGATTATTCCAATGGAAGATATTAACCTGCACTTTACAGGTGATATGCACGCGTTAACTGCCGCAATCGATACTTTAGCGGCACTTGTTGACAATTATATTTACCAGCAAAATGACCTTGATCTTGACCCTGACAAAATTGTCTTGAAACGCGGAATTGATGTTAATGACCGTAGCTTACGTCAAGTAACAGTTGGCCAAGGTTCTAAATTCAATGGGATTGAACATAAGTCAAGCTTTGCAATTACCGTTGCTAACGAACTAATGGCAATTTTGTGCTTAGCAACAGACATTAACGACTTGAAAAAACGAATTGGTGCTATGTTGGTTGGTTATACAACTGCTAATGAACCAGTTTATGTTAAACAACTTGGCTTTCAAGGGGCAATTGCTGCACTTCTTTCTAATGCACTAAAGCCAAATTTAGTACAAACAATTGAACACACACCTGCATTAGTGCACGGTGGGCCATTTGCTAACATTGCTCACGGTGCTAACTCTGTTATTGCAACTAACCTTGCTCTTCATTTAAGTGATTACACTTTAACAGAAGCTGGTTTTGGTAGCGATCTTGGCGGCCAAAAGTTTATGGATTTTGTATCTACTAAACTTGATAAAAAGCCTGACGCTAGTGTTGTTGTTGCAACGGTGCGAGCATTAAAATATCAGGCTGAAGGTTCAACCGATAATCTAGATCAGGAAAATCTCTCTGCTTTACGCAGCGGCTTTAAGAATTTAGAGCGCCATATGAATAATATGCGTAATTATGATGTTCCTGTAATCGTCCTGATTAATCGTTTTGCAACCGACACACAAGCAGAACTCGATTTGCTGACACAGTTAGTTAACGAGCAGGGAATTGACGCAAAGGTTGTTGACTATCATGAGCAAGGCTCAAAGGGCGGTATTGAGGCTGCTCAAGCTGTCGTTGACTTAGCTAATTCTGGTAAATCCAACTTGACACCAACTTATCAAGCAATGGATGACGTCAAAACCAAAATTGCTAAAGTTGCCAAAAATATTTATCACGCAACAAGCGTTGAGTACAGCGAAAAGGCTGAGCGTGATATTCAAGAATTAGAAAAGATTGGAAAAGATAAACTACCCGTTATCATTGCCAAAACGCAATATTCATTTACTGATAACGCAAAATTACTGGGGGCACCAACTGATTTTGCTTTGCACGTTAAGGGTGCAAGCTTAAGAAACGGTGCTGGCTTTATCGTAATTACTACCGGTCATGTTTTAGATATGCCGGGATTACCTAAGCATCCAGCAGCACTTGATATTGATGTCGACAATAATGGTAAAATCAGCGGTTTATTCTAA
- a CDS encoding acyltransferase codes for MTKKHFIILGRVGLVYFSWVFVVLFLSLIIAYEGTHITNWPAIILGLVFIILLIYTFLTSYWNEQYFKLPFRAKVKSNKQPEMFWQWRRLNVYVITVADLEKYYLLRIAKD; via the coding sequence ATGACTAAAAAACACTTTATTATTCTTGGCCGTGTAGGGCTAGTCTATTTCAGCTGGGTATTTGTTGTGCTATTTCTTAGCTTAATCATCGCTTATGAGGGTACACACATTACTAACTGGCCGGCAATTATTCTCGGCTTAGTCTTTATAATCTTGCTCATTTATACCTTTTTAACTTCATATTGGAATGAGCAGTATTTTAAACTGCCATTCAGGGCTAAAGTAAAAAGCAACAAGCAGCCAGAAATGTTCTGGCAGTGGCGCCGCTTGAATGTTTACGTAATCACCGTTGCCGATTTAGAAAAATATTATCTATTGCGAATTGCTAAAGACTAG
- a CDS encoding metallophosphoesterase, protein MITDKLNSEFWVITDTHLIADSLHDDGSAFARMQNTSQGKDLVYQEVALSAFCKMAQEKKPAAIIVTGDVTFNGELISAQKFQEIFSSLTETKLLVLPGNHDIYDGWARSFKAAKQSLTPQISPQAWRQVFKSTYDCSLSQDPHSLAYSVQLNPQYLLLMLDSNIYDTQENFSSPNTEGQISDDQFVWLEKQLIAARQHHLRPLLFMHHTLYVHNPEVNRGFVLNNAPLLRQLCQEYDVKMAFSGHIHAQNIVDPVGKTPTTEIVTSSFCSYDQAYGVVKVSPEQVTYQRETFDMVPYLTDLERQNHRLTHFHQYLKDIQLRNLSSQSETTNPLLDEQSPLIKEANDLFLSMNFNYFTGHNHISQEKLDEIHDSIAYKTLEAMHPKFRNYMKTLHDTSQHSNLEATVRYNQE, encoded by the coding sequence ATGATTACAGATAAGTTAAACTCTGAATTTTGGGTAATTACAGATACGCATTTAATTGCGGACAGTCTTCACGACGATGGCTCAGCTTTTGCACGAATGCAAAATACTAGTCAGGGTAAAGACCTAGTGTACCAAGAAGTCGCTTTAAGTGCCTTTTGTAAGATGGCACAAGAAAAGAAGCCGGCAGCGATTATTGTAACTGGCGACGTCACTTTTAATGGCGAACTGATTTCTGCACAAAAATTTCAAGAGATTTTCAGTAGTTTGACTGAAACAAAATTACTGGTTCTGCCCGGTAATCACGACATTTATGATGGCTGGGCTCGCAGTTTTAAAGCTGCCAAGCAAAGCTTAACTCCGCAAATTAGCCCCCAGGCTTGGCGGCAGGTCTTTAAATCAACCTATGATTGCAGTTTAAGTCAAGACCCACATTCTTTGGCATACAGTGTACAGTTAAATCCGCAATACCTTTTGTTAATGCTAGATTCCAACATTTATGACACTCAAGAAAACTTTAGTTCGCCGAATACTGAAGGGCAGATTAGTGATGATCAATTTGTCTGGCTTGAAAAGCAATTAATTGCGGCACGCCAACATCATTTGCGGCCACTGCTATTTATGCATCATACGCTCTATGTTCATAACCCAGAAGTTAATCGCGGCTTTGTTTTAAATAATGCGCCACTTTTGCGACAATTATGCCAAGAATACGACGTTAAAATGGCTTTTTCTGGTCATATTCACGCACAGAATATTGTTGACCCAGTTGGCAAAACGCCAACGACTGAGATAGTGACTTCAAGCTTTTGTTCTTATGACCAAGCATATGGTGTTGTCAAGGTTAGTCCTGAACAAGTTACTTACCAAAGAGAAACATTTGACATGGTGCCTTATTTGACGGATCTAGAGCGGCAAAATCATCGCTTGACCCACTTTCACCAATATTTAAAAGACATTCAGTTGCGCAATTTGAGTAGTCAATCTGAAACTACCAATCCACTGCTTGATGAACAATCGCCACTAATCAAAGAGGCGAATGACTTGTTTCTCAGCATGAATTTTAATTATTTTACTGGGCACAATCATATTAGCCAAGAAAAGCTCGATGAAATTCATGATTCGATTGCTTACAAAACGCTTGAAGCCATGCACCCTAAATTCCGCAATTATATGAAAACATTGCATGATACATCGCAACATAGTAACTTAGAAGCAACAGTTAGATATAATCAGGAGTAG
- a CDS encoding class I SAM-dependent RNA methyltransferase: MKQYQLYTTMGAGFESVVAKELQSLGYETKTENGRVFFKGNQADIVKTNLWLRTADRVKILLKEFKATDFDTLYNQVYDFDWAELLPIDAKFPVQGRSVRSKLHSEPGIQSIVKKAIVNKMSDQYHRRGFLPESGNEYPLDIHIYKDTARVSLDTTGASLFKRGYRIEHGGAPLKENFAASLIKLTPYDGTHPLIDPMTGSGTLAIEAALIARNIAPGTWRKFAFDGFDWFDASLHEAALVEAKSQVRPLEQPIWASDIDQSILEIAKLNAHNAGVLQDINFKQVAVKDFATDLENGVIIANPPYGKRLKDKESAEALYKQMGEVFRKYDSFSQYYLVGDPDFEKCFGQRATKKRKLFNGNLRVDFYQYWANRK; encoded by the coding sequence ATGAAACAATACCAACTTTACACAACAATGGGCGCGGGCTTTGAAAGTGTCGTCGCTAAAGAATTGCAATCACTTGGTTATGAAACCAAAACAGAAAATGGCCGGGTTTTCTTTAAGGGTAATCAAGCAGATATCGTTAAGACTAACCTGTGGCTGCGGACCGCAGACCGCGTTAAAATTTTGCTGAAAGAATTCAAGGCTACTGACTTTGACACGCTTTATAACCAAGTCTACGATTTTGACTGGGCAGAATTATTGCCAATCGATGCCAAATTTCCAGTTCAAGGCCGTTCCGTTAGGTCAAAACTACATTCTGAACCGGGCATCCAATCAATTGTTAAAAAGGCCATTGTCAATAAAATGTCCGACCAGTATCACCGCCGCGGCTTTTTACCAGAAAGTGGCAACGAATATCCGCTGGACATTCACATTTATAAAGATACAGCGCGAGTTTCTCTTGATACAACTGGCGCTAGCTTGTTCAAGCGCGGCTATCGCATCGAGCACGGTGGCGCACCGTTAAAAGAAAATTTTGCGGCCAGCCTAATTAAATTGACCCCTTATGATGGTACGCACCCATTAATCGACCCAATGACCGGTTCAGGAACTTTGGCAATTGAGGCAGCGTTAATTGCCAGAAATATTGCTCCGGGTACTTGGCGCAAATTTGCCTTTGACGGCTTTGACTGGTTTGATGCTAGTCTACACGAAGCAGCGTTAGTAGAAGCTAAGTCTCAAGTTCGACCACTAGAGCAGCCAATCTGGGCTAGTGATATTGACCAGTCAATTTTAGAAATTGCTAAGTTGAATGCTCACAATGCTGGCGTATTGCAGGATATTAACTTTAAGCAGGTAGCGGTTAAGGATTTCGCGACAGACCTAGAAAATGGCGTCATAATCGCTAACCCGCCATACGGTAAACGATTAAAAGATAAGGAATCTGCCGAAGCTTTGTACAAGCAAATGGGTGAAGTCTTCCGTAAATATGACAGTTTTAGTCAATATTACTTAGTTGGTGACCCTGATTTTGAAAAATGCTTCGGTCAAAGAGCAACCAAAAAGCGCAAATTATTTAACGGTAACTTGCGTGTTGACTTTTACCAATATTGGGCAAATAGAAAATGA
- a CDS encoding DivIVA domain-containing protein, translating to MPDLNDIQLSTEDILKKQFRTKVKGIDPDEVDAFLDKVIADYDTFEQIIEDLYGQIGDLQGKLITDQKKEKTLENQQSRRTVPTDTVRTYTPSSQASTFNSFVDSDSYQETENSTNMAIIQRISALERKVYNLERRVYGLQK from the coding sequence ATGCCAGATTTAAATGATATTCAATTATCCACTGAGGATATTTTAAAAAAACAATTTAGAACTAAGGTCAAGGGCATTGATCCAGACGAAGTCGACGCCTTCTTAGATAAGGTAATTGCCGATTATGATACTTTTGAACAAATTATCGAAGACCTTTACGGTCAAATCGGCGATTTACAAGGAAAATTGATCACTGACCAGAAAAAAGAAAAAACGCTAGAAAATCAGCAATCGCGGCGTACTGTGCCAACTGATACTGTCCGGACTTATACGCCAAGCAGCCAAGCTAGCACATTTAATTCTTTTGTAGATAGTGATAGCTATCAAGAAACCGAAAATTCGACTAATATGGCGATAATTCAACGCATTTCGGCCCTTGAGCGCAAGGTCTATAACTTGGAAAGACGAGTTTATGGGTTACAAAAGTAA
- a CDS encoding DUF1273 domain-containing protein → MQRLWVTGYRNYELNTFGDKDPKIKIIKLVLEKRMTTRLEDGQLDWVITGANLGVEQWASEVAIKLRERYPLRVSIITPYEEFAGRWNEANQGKFINLKNQVDFYASTSSHAYQSPVQLRNYQNFMLTHTDQALMIYDPENPGKPKFDYNLIKKYQETKDYPLELIDFYDLQDAAEEYQESLADKKLSE, encoded by the coding sequence ATGCAACGACTATGGGTTACCGGTTATAGAAATTACGAATTAAATACTTTTGGTGATAAGGATCCTAAAATAAAGATCATCAAGCTGGTTTTGGAAAAACGCATGACAACGCGCTTAGAAGATGGTCAACTTGATTGGGTAATTACTGGTGCTAACTTAGGCGTTGAGCAGTGGGCCAGTGAGGTGGCAATCAAACTACGTGAACGTTATCCTTTGCGCGTTTCAATAATCACGCCGTATGAGGAATTTGCAGGCCGCTGGAACGAGGCCAACCAAGGAAAATTTATCAATTTAAAAAATCAAGTTGATTTTTACGCTTCAACTTCAAGCCATGCTTACCAAAGTCCGGTTCAGCTGCGTAATTATCAAAACTTTATGTTAACGCATACGGATCAAGCATTAATGATTTATGATCCCGAAAACCCGGGTAAGCCAAAATTTGATTATAATTTAATCAAAAAATACCAAGAAACCAAGGATTATCCCCTAGAATTAATTGATTTTTATGATTTACAAGATGCTGCAGAAGAATATCAGGAAAGTCTAGCGGATAAAAAGCTGTCAGAATAA
- the recU gene encoding Holliday junction resolvase RecU, producing the protein MVKYPSGSLAAFRKSTKEPKIRKNFEHRKNVSFSGRGMTLEQMINESNKYYRLKEIAVVHKKPTPVQIVKVDYPKRSRAVIREAYFRQESTTDYNGVYQGYYLDFEAKETKNKTNFPLKNFHEHQIVHLEECLKQQGICFTIIGFTSLKRYFVTPASFIIKAWWTKDKSSVTLPEVEKWSVEIKSGFQPTLPYLIAVDRFITDRNMNNGKQ; encoded by the coding sequence ATGGTCAAATATCCAAGCGGTAGTTTAGCCGCATTTCGTAAATCAACTAAAGAGCCCAAAATCCGCAAAAACTTTGAACACCGCAAGAATGTCAGTTTTTCTGGACGTGGGATGACTTTGGAGCAAATGATTAACGAGTCAAATAAATATTATCGTCTAAAAGAGATTGCCGTTGTGCACAAAAAGCCAACGCCAGTCCAGATTGTCAAGGTTGATTATCCCAAACGCTCTCGGGCCGTAATTCGCGAAGCATACTTTCGCCAAGAGTCAACAACGGACTATAATGGGGTATATCAAGGTTATTATTTAGACTTTGAAGCTAAAGAAACCAAAAACAAGACTAATTTCCCGCTAAAAAACTTCCATGAACATCAAATTGTACATTTGGAAGAATGTTTAAAGCAGCAAGGAATTTGCTTTACCATCATTGGTTTTACAAGCTTAAAGCGGTACTTTGTTACCCCAGCTAGTTTCATCATTAAAGCATGGTGGACTAAGGATAAAAGCTCGGTAACTTTACCTGAGGTAGAAAAATGGTCGGTTGAAATTAAAAGTGGTTTTCAACCTACGCTGCCCTATTTAATTGCTGTCGACCGTTTTATTACAGATAGGAATATGAATAATGGCAAACAATAA